The following are from one region of the Pseudobacteriovorax antillogorgiicola genome:
- a CDS encoding response regulator → MPKRVLIVEDDKSMQSLIQSAFRDNGIMDVFCVSDGEEAWKQLHEYKFDLMTLDWKLPVLHGMQLFNRIRQDRRLRNLPIVVISGFLDHEDHVLTEDYFFTASLSKPFDEDKLMKISKEILRDRFDYQKILQRAETAYFEDFDRNIDKPTEIINVWLQNMGQNPKGVSMAASIIRSLNGVERSISMIMDSLKIHPTSSLLLHQLAMSQLMSGDFDSARTSFQKANNFCSHNLERILWLGELELHRGNCQAGIEYFQKALSHDTGSPTIQKDLELANLIKEKLAHYSVKDLENGLGSFLNSLAIEKVRRGQYEDGEGHYEKALCFSGNVVAKAKLYYNMGICEARQGRRSEAVSYFFRSVDLLPDYNRSIEALRKFGYDIHENAA, encoded by the coding sequence TTGCCCAAGCGCGTTTTGATCGTCGAAGACGACAAATCGATGCAGAGCTTGATTCAATCTGCATTTCGCGACAATGGAATTATGGATGTCTTTTGCGTTTCAGACGGGGAAGAAGCCTGGAAGCAGCTTCATGAGTATAAGTTTGATCTGATGACTCTGGACTGGAAGCTTCCTGTGTTACATGGTATGCAGCTATTCAATCGGATTCGCCAAGATCGAAGATTGCGAAACCTTCCCATCGTTGTGATTTCTGGATTCCTGGATCACGAAGACCACGTCCTCACCGAAGACTACTTTTTTACAGCTAGCCTGAGCAAGCCATTTGACGAAGACAAGCTGATGAAGATTTCGAAGGAAATCCTTCGAGATCGTTTCGACTATCAAAAGATCCTACAGCGGGCGGAAACAGCTTACTTCGAAGATTTCGATCGAAACATCGACAAGCCTACTGAGATTATCAATGTCTGGTTGCAAAATATGGGACAAAATCCAAAAGGTGTGTCCATGGCTGCTTCGATCATAAGAAGCTTGAATGGGGTAGAGAGATCCATTTCGATGATCATGGACTCCTTAAAGATTCACCCCACAAGCTCCTTGCTGCTCCATCAACTCGCCATGTCGCAACTGATGTCAGGTGACTTCGATTCTGCTCGGACAAGTTTTCAGAAGGCTAATAACTTTTGTTCACACAACTTGGAACGGATTCTTTGGCTTGGTGAGCTAGAATTGCATCGAGGCAATTGTCAGGCTGGAATTGAATACTTTCAAAAAGCTTTGTCCCATGATACTGGTTCACCAACGATTCAAAAGGATCTTGAGCTTGCTAATCTGATTAAAGAAAAGCTTGCTCATTATTCCGTGAAAGACCTCGAAAATGGCCTTGGTAGCTTTCTTAATTCACTTGCGATTGAAAAAGTCCGTCGCGGTCAGTACGAGGACGGGGAAGGTCACTACGAAAAGGCTCTGTGCTTTTCGGGGAATGTGGTGGCGAAAGCCAAGCTTTATTACAACATGGGAATTTGTGAGGCCCGGCAGGGGCGGCGATCGGAGGCAGTTTCTTATTTCTTCCGATCCGTTGATCTTCTGCCAGATTACAATCGATCAATCGAGGCTCTCAGGAAGTTTGGCTATGACATCCACGAAAATGCCGCTTGA
- a CDS encoding universal stress protein, whose amino-acid sequence MELKDITGKSILLGLSLYEDETHLVRFTQSLCQSLRAKLLLTHILKPFHYYAYAGEAPVFPLDTYGPIMDELDEENAQKLLSKIQEGLDVESDIIVKRDSLIEGIEEVAEKGKAGLIVLGSNYSNSVWQGLSTSISLMRGSSFPVLVVPQGCDQITKPDLTIYCGDDLTDSCNSIMSYARDLALALKADHLLHYHIHDMSEQDIKRITDHIKNAVILGKMPEEELSKVETYRERVIEQTLEQLKIRYERLQGAESLNVERNVLFGEAAEELTKLISKDDKPKLLIFGKHHIFRPESLSLGRLPYPTMLELGAAVMVCPSDS is encoded by the coding sequence ATGGAACTCAAAGACATCACTGGCAAGAGTATTCTTCTAGGGCTTTCGTTGTATGAAGACGAAACCCATCTTGTTCGCTTTACCCAATCACTCTGCCAGAGTTTAAGAGCAAAGCTACTTCTCACCCATATTCTCAAACCCTTTCATTACTATGCCTATGCAGGTGAGGCACCAGTCTTTCCCCTCGATACCTACGGTCCCATCATGGATGAGTTGGATGAGGAGAATGCCCAGAAGCTCTTGAGCAAGATTCAGGAAGGCTTAGACGTAGAGTCCGATATCATCGTGAAACGTGATAGCCTGATCGAAGGAATCGAAGAGGTTGCTGAAAAAGGAAAAGCTGGCCTGATCGTATTAGGCTCAAACTACTCGAACTCAGTGTGGCAGGGCCTATCGACAAGCATTTCCTTGATGAGAGGCAGCTCTTTTCCTGTTCTTGTCGTTCCCCAAGGCTGTGACCAAATCACCAAACCTGACCTTACCATTTACTGTGGCGACGATCTCACCGACTCCTGCAACAGCATCATGAGCTATGCCAGAGACCTTGCCCTAGCCTTAAAAGCCGATCATCTGTTGCACTATCACATACATGATATGAGCGAGCAAGATATCAAAAGGATTACAGACCACATCAAAAACGCAGTGATTCTTGGTAAAATGCCTGAAGAGGAGCTATCCAAGGTGGAAACTTACCGCGAGCGAGTTATCGAACAAACCTTGGAACAGCTCAAAATCCGCTACGAAAGACTTCAGGGAGCCGAGTCACTCAACGTAGAGCGGAATGTCTTATTTGGCGAAGCTGCCGAAGAGCTAACCAAGCTGATTTCCAAGGACGATAAGCCCAAGCTTCTCATATTCGGCAAGCATCACATATTCCGCCCTGAGAGTTTAAGTTTGGGTCGGCTCCCCTACCCAACAATGCTGGAGTTAGGAGCCGCTGTGATGGTTTGTCCGAGCGATTCGTGA